In a single window of the Rhodamnia argentea isolate NSW1041297 chromosome 2, ASM2092103v1, whole genome shotgun sequence genome:
- the LOC115755504 gene encoding protein TRIGALACTOSYLDIACYLGLYCEROL 5, chloroplastic, with translation MNGGARDGGGGGGEDDKGLLWKLPAVRSKRLGKLGPAFGVGAGCGLGFGLGLMGGLGFGPGIPGLQLGFGIGAGCGVGVGFGYGIGRGLAQDDNRRYSNVGNVFRGPGSLPTEDEIGALVDDLIINTKKLISATSREIDKWRR, from the exons ATGAACGGCGGGGCGagggatggaggaggaggaggaggagaagacgaCAAGGGGCTTCTATGGAAGCTCCCGGCGGTCCGATCAAAGCGGCTCGGCAAGTTGGGCCCCGCCTTCGGAGTCGGCGCCGGCTGCGGTCTCGGCTTCGGCCTCGGCCTCATGGGCG GGCTAGGCTTTGGTCCTGGAATTCCTGGTTTGCAGCTTGGCTTTGGGATAGGGGCTGGATGTGGTGTTGGTGTGGGATTTGGTTATGGTATTGGACGGGGGCTTGCCCAAGATGATAATCGTAGATACTCAAATGTGGGGAATGTCTTTCGTGGTCCAGGGAGTCTTCCTACTGA GGATGAAATTGGTGCACTTGTTGATGATCTAATAATCAACACGAAGAAGCTCATCAGTGCGACTTCAAGAGAAATTGACAAGTGGAGGAGATGA